In Chloroflexota bacterium, one genomic interval encodes:
- a CDS encoding amidohydrolase, with amino-acid sequence MVDMKIISADSHILEPPDIWKKWMPAKFQERAPKMAKDKMGGDGWSYDGSPTQPIGQSATAGKALEDINWLGYTYDRIVQGAFKGPERIKEMDLDGVDAELIYQPQTTMSYFMKQDVEFQLAGIQAYNNWLAEDFCATDKKRLIGIAQMPNVGVDGMVAELQRARKKGHLGCVIATWPSGKPQISPEDDKFWAAAQDMNIPVSIHVSLIGQVKMGNADGSWKMAGSASKGMTAMPAAMGDMILGGVFDRFPKLQVSMIETGCGWIPYFMEQLDDRYWRNRKQTNCQIKRLPSEYWKSNWSATFIKDVYGIQNRASIGVENMLWSTDYPHAGNDWPYSRKTLKEMFAGVPDHEMDLIIGGNIKRLYNLGK; translated from the coding sequence ATGGTTGATATGAAGATCATCTCCGCAGACTCCCACATCCTAGAGCCGCCGGATATCTGGAAGAAGTGGATGCCAGCCAAGTTCCAGGAGCGCGCCCCCAAGATGGCCAAAGACAAAATGGGCGGCGACGGATGGAGCTACGATGGCAGTCCCACGCAGCCTATCGGCCAGTCCGCCACCGCAGGCAAAGCCCTGGAGGACATCAACTGGCTGGGCTACACGTACGACAGGATTGTCCAGGGCGCTTTCAAGGGGCCGGAGCGCATCAAGGAAATGGATCTCGATGGCGTGGACGCTGAGCTTATCTACCAGCCACAGACCACGATGTCGTACTTCATGAAGCAGGACGTTGAGTTCCAACTGGCCGGCATCCAGGCCTATAACAATTGGCTCGCCGAGGATTTCTGCGCCACGGATAAAAAGCGCCTGATCGGCATCGCCCAGATGCCCAACGTCGGCGTGGACGGCATGGTGGCCGAGCTCCAGCGCGCCCGCAAGAAGGGCCACCTGGGCTGCGTCATCGCCACCTGGCCCAGCGGCAAGCCCCAGATCTCCCCCGAGGACGATAAGTTCTGGGCCGCCGCCCAGGATATGAACATCCCCGTCAGTATCCACGTCTCACTCATCGGCCAGGTCAAGATGGGCAATGCCGACGGCAGTTGGAAGATGGCCGGCAGCGCCTCCAAGGGCATGACCGCCATGCCGGCCGCCATGGGCGACATGATTCTCGGCGGCGTCTTCGACCGCTTCCCGAAACTCCAGGTGAGCATGATTGAAACGGGCTGCGGCTGGATCCCGTACTTCATGGAGCAGCTGGACGACCGCTACTGGCGCAACCGCAAGCAGACCAACTGCCAGATCAAGCGCCTCCCCAGCGAGTACTGGAAGAGCAACTGGTCGGCCACCTTCATCAAGGACGTCTATGGCATCCAGAACCGCGCCTCCATCGGCGTCGAGAACATGCTCTGGTCCACGGACTATCCACACGCCGGGAACGATTGGCCCTACAGCCGCAAGACCCTCAAGGAGATGTTCGCCGGCGTCCCCGATCACGAGATGGACCTCATCATCGGCGGCAACATCAAGCGCCTCTACAACCTTGGCAAGTAA